A single window of Sphaerodactylus townsendi isolate TG3544 linkage group LG03, MPM_Stown_v2.3, whole genome shotgun sequence DNA harbors:
- the LOC125428643 gene encoding zinc finger protein 883-like isoform X1: protein MQPAQFLVSFEDVAVHFTLEEWALLNPEQRALYKEVMLENYENVTFVVFLKPDYLSYLEEDEDPFALDSEEEERSAAGDWSDVEYYRELSGMSLETTTHGAEEEAFGTQEASVRKKGQDKCIGGQRGEIHEISIEQKHHEEKTGNKSHLTEKTFHCKSIPYPPYKIQTGEKAFKCWECGKNFANSLSFKAHQRSHTAETLYKCSGCSNSFSDKLSLIEHQQIHTGKKPHKPLDYRKHYSNKGKHARHQSICSIKKPNKTGECQKRFRQNKQLTSQPRSYTGKKTYKCTECGKDFRYSTSLTLHTRIHSGERPYQCSDCSWSFSDKSTFVGHLRIHTGEKPYECLECGKTFRLSSQLSTHQRTHTGTKPYKCLDCGKSFTSGPGLISHQRIHTGEKPYKCLECGKSFRQSSARASHQRIHTGEKRYKCSVCEKSFRWSTALTSHQRIHTGEKPYKCLECGKSFNHNTHFASHRRIHTGERPYKCAECGKCFRQSSNLNAHQRLHKEEKPYACSECGKSFISSWALASHQRIHTEEKPHQCLECGRTFRHSVSLKTHESTHTGEKPYKCLECGKSFRQASHLSIHRRIHTGEKPYMCFECGKSFRVRSGLKSHQRTHTGEKPYQCFECQRSFHYRGQLVEHRKVHTGEIPYKCPECGKSFQHSRSFISHKRTHIRKKSIKRI, encoded by the exons Atgcagccagctcag TTCCTGGTTTCCTTTGAAGATGTAGCTGTGCATTTCACGCTGGAGGAATGGGCTTTGCTGAACCCAGAGCAAAGGGCTCTGTACAAAGAAGTTATGCTGGAGAATTATGAGAACGTGACCTTTGTAG TATTTCTCAAGCCTGACTATCTCTCTTAcctggaagaagatgaagatccATTTGCTCTGgattcagaggaagaggagagatcaGCAG CAGGTGACTGGAGTGATGTGGAATATTACAGGGAGCTCTCTGGGATGTCGCTGGAAACAACCACCCATGGAGCAGAAGAAGAGGCCTTTGGGACTCAAGAGGCATCGGTGAGGAAGAAGGGGCAAGATAAATGCATTGGTGGACAAAGAGGTGAGATCCATGAAATATCAATTGAACAAAAGCATCATGAAGAGAAGACAGGGAATAAGAGCCATTTGACTGAGAAAACATTCCACTGCAAATCCATCCCTTATCCACCTTACAAAATccaaacaggagagaaagcatTCAAGTGTTGGGAGTGTGGAAAGAACTTTGCTAACAGTCTCAGCTTTAAAGCACATCAGAGATCTCACACAGCAGAGACACTCTATAAATGCTCAGGCTGTAGCAACAGTTTTTCTGATAAGTTGAGTCTTATTGAGCATCAGCAAATTCACACAGGGAAGAAGCCACACAAACCCCTGGACTATAGAAAGCATTACAGTAATAAAGGGAAGCATGCCAGGCATCAATCTATTTGCTCAATCAAGAAACCAAATAAAACTGGGGAATGTCAAAAGCGCTTCAGACAAAACAAGCAGCTTACATCACAGCCAAGATCCTACACAGGGAAAAAGACATATAAATGCACAGAATGTGGAAAGGACTTCAGATATAGTACATCACTTACTTTACATACAAGAATCCATTCAGGAGAGAGACCCTATCAATGCTCAGACTGCAGCTGGAGTTTTTCTGATAAATCGACATTTGTTGGACAcctgagaatccacacaggggaaaaaccatacgAATGTTTAGAATGTGGAAAAACCTTCCGTTTGAGTTCACAACTCAGCACAcaccaaagaacccacacggGGACAAAACCGTATAAGTGCCTGGATTGTGGGAAAAGTTTCACTAGTGGCCCAGGCCTTATttcacatcaaagaattcacacaggagagaaaccatataaatgcctggagtgtggaaagagttttagaCAAAGCTCTGCCCgtgcttcccatcaaagaatccacacaggggaaaaaagatacAAATGTTCAGTGTGTGAAAAGAGCTTTCGATGGAGCACAGCtctcacttcccatcaaagaatccacacaggggagaaaccgtataAGTGCTTGGAATGTGGGAAAAGTTTCAATCATAATACACATTTTGCTTCACATCGAaggattcacactggggagagacCGTATAAATGTgctgagtgtggaaagtgcttccgCCAGAGCTCAAATCTCAATGCACATCAAAGATTGCACAAAGAGGAGAAACCATATgcatgctcagagtgtggaaagagttttataTCAAGCTGGGCCTTAGCTAGCCATCAGAGAATACACACTGAGGAGAAGCCACAccagtgcttggagtgtggaaggaCCTTCAGACACAGTGTCAGCCTAAAGACACATGAAAGCacccatacaggagagaagccgtataaatgcctggagtgtggaaagagcttcaggcAGGCCTCACACCTTAGCATACACCGAagaattcacactggggaaaaGCCGTATATGTGCTTTGAATGTGGGAAAAGCTTCCGTGTAAGGTCAGGCCTTAAAAgtcatcaaagaactcatacaggagagaaaccctatCAGTGCTTTGAGTGTCAAAGAAGTTTTCACTATCGTGGACAACTTGTTGAACATCGAAAAGTTCACACTGGGGAGATACCATATAAATGTcctgaatgtggaaagagctttcaaCACAGCAGAAGCTTTATTTCTCATAAAAGAACTCACATAAGGAAGAAATCCATTAAAAGGATTTGA